The nucleotide window ATTAACTTAGATTTAATCCCGAATTGCTCGACAAATTCGACCAGACAAGCCGCCAACCCCGATTTTGGATCGCGAACGTTGGCGATCGCCATGACTCTGCCCTGTGCGTACAGCTTTTGGTATTCAAGTGGAAATACTTCTTCGGGAAATTCCAGATCGAGGATAGTGGGGTAGTCGGGCAAAACAGCCTCGCTAATAGCTTTGCCACTACCGTCAGGAAAAACCTGGTAAATCAGTACCCGATCCGCGTGCAAAATGCGCTGTACTTCCGTCACCGTAGCCCGCAGAATTTCCTTTAATTGCAATGACTGTCTGATCTTGAGCGTTACTTCCGAAAACAGTTCTACCCACTGACGCTGCCATCCTGAATCGTTAACCACAGGTTTCTTACTCGCAGTGGGTTTGCGGTTATGTTTGCGTGGCGATCGCTTGGCAGATGAGCGCTTGGGCATGGCAACTGGTAATGGTGTCGAACGGCTAAAAAATCGATGCAACTAGCTATATCATGCCAAAACAAAGGGATCCTGGGTAGTTACTGCGTTACTGACCCTCTCTATGACAGCGATTTAAAGCTAAAAAAACCCCGCCATTAGGCGAGGTTAAGATATTCCCTAAATCTAATTGGTGACTGGCGACTAAACTAGATGTTGGTCAACCACCAGATCAATCCATGTCCCGTGATTGCTTCGGTGGCTAGTAGAGAGACGAAGCCAATCATGGCAAGGCGACCGTTTAATTTTTCGGCAAATTCTGTGAATCCAGCTCGGTTAGTTTCATCAATATACATGCGAGGCTCGATCGCATAGTTGTTGAGCACCCCTTCGTTGTTAATCGTGTAACCGCTGTTCATTTGCTTAGTTCCTTTCCTTTACTTGATGTAAAGTAATGTAACGAATTTTTAAAGATTGTTAATCTAGCTAAAGGCTAGTCATAGCAAGCTTTATAGCCTTCACAACGGCGTATATCAACTGATATACGCATTACGAAGGAGGGTTGCAACGTACGCACGATCGAGACTAATGCCACATCAGAAAGATGTCATAAAGATGTGAAAGGGATGTCACAACTGGACGTTAAAGCGGGTGCGAAAGCCGCCGTACTTGATCCAGTATTGCTTTAGTTTGTGGCAAGGTGTGTGAAGACTGGCTCTGGCCTGATATAAGAACACTTGACGATGGTCGCCCATCCAGATTTTGTCAATCGGCTCAACTGACACCACGGTACCACCCAGTGCTGCTACACAGTTAGAAAAGCGCTCGATCGCGCTGTAATCTACCGTCTCAAAAATAAAGAAATTACCCGAACAAATTAAGTGACGGCTCCGAATCCAGCACTGCATTTTCTTTTCAGCTTCTGGCGGTAGCATTTTCGTGTCGCGTTGCTCTAGATTCGTAATGGGCGTGTCATAGGATATCTGCGACTTCATTGGCAAAGCTCTCCCGTTTTTCAAATCGTAGGGAACCAAACTCCGATCCCCAGACCTGCTCGTGCGTATTGATGTCTATGCCCCGATCTAAACTGACCCACGTACTTTCCGATATCTCTACCTCACTCACGAGATAGGTCTGCCGACCTTGCTTCTCAATTAAACAGCTATTACCAGGCTCGACTTCGCCTCGGAATAAAATCCCTTCGCGCCTGAATATCATGGAGCAGTGCTGCCTTCGCTCTAGAGAATCTGGCGCAATCGTCCTCAGAATCGATAACTCCCGCGCTGCCCCTGCATACCTGAAGGCATCTTTCAGAGCGTAGTTTTCGATGTAAATGCGATCGCCAAGATCTACCAAACGATGTACGCCCTGCCGATATGGATTCCACAGATCGTAGTCGTAGACCTGCTCGGAATAAAACCCAATTCCATTAAAAAACTCAAACGGCAAGGGTCGAAATAGAACGTGGATATGGGCGTAATCCTTGGGATTTGCAAAGCACTGCTTGGCATTGCTGAAATCCCCTGCCATCCATCGCGCCAGAGTTACTAGATCGTTCGATTGAGCATTAGCAGGATTAATTGAAGTAGCCATCATACTTTCATATCCTGGCGAATTTCCGAGGAAAACGAGGCCGTCACCACACCACTGCCAGCACTTGTTTTAATCAATGAAACTCGACAACGGACGTTGGGATTCACAAACCAGATTTTCTCTTCGGCAGCAGCACGCTCGTAACTCGTCACGAGTACAAAAGTTCCGTCTTCAGTGATGTGATATTCTCCTGCCGACGGAATTGTCTCGGCGTAGCCGCGATCGCGCAGTAATTTGCCGCGATTCGGTTGTAATGGATCGGGGAGCGGTACCAGTACGCAAGTACCTTTGATTTCTTTGTCATCCCAGTCTGACTGACCTTCCCAACTCATGCGAAACGGAGAAACCGCCGCTTGGGGGTCAACATCATAGTCTTTACAAAGCGCTATAACTTCCGGATCGTCTGGAGCGACCGTCACAATATCAATAATCGACTCTACGGCTTCAAAATGGCTGAAAGCCAAATGATGGGCGCTGCGTTGCGATCGCCAGCACCCAATCGAACGCTCCACAAACTCGGTAATATCCATCAGGGACGCACAACTTATATGTTTAAATTGGCTTAAGCAACCTCAGTAATACTGAGAATCTTGCCGCCAGATTTTTGGATATTTTGAATCTTCTGGGACATCTGGCTGTAGCCCACCTCAAAGGTCGTGACGCTCTGCGTCACGCGAGAACCAAAACTAGATTTAGAGACAGCAATGCGAAAACGCTTGCCAGTATTGCTGTAAGAGCCAGAACCAGCCGCAGGTGCGACAATCTTAGTAGGTAAATTACCGCCCAAATCGCCGATCAGTTTTGCTGACTTGCCCACATCATTAGCAGCGAACCCGCGCGTGAGAGCGAACGTGCGATTAAAGCTCACATTCTTGATACCAGTCTGAGTGGCGCTGCCACGGGCGTTAGGTACTGCATTCTCGCCAAAATTGGCAGAATACTCCTCGCTTTCGATGTAAGAGTTAATCTCTGCTTCATAGCCCTGGTTGTTATAGATTTGCACGTGCTCGGCGATCTCAGACTGATCTTGAGGTGCGCGACCTAAAAAATGTTTAAAATTCAGTTCGATAAAACGATAGGGAGAAGAAGTCTCAAAAAACAGCGAACGATATAGATCGGAGCGCGCTACAGCACTCACAAAGCCCCTAACCGTGATATCGCCATTGCGAAGCTGAGATTCCGCAGTGGTTAGCCTTTGGTTATCCATCACATGAGCGTTACCCAAAACCTGGCGATATACTGCCCGAATTACAGTCTGTATATC belongs to Pseudanabaena sp. PCC 6802 and includes:
- a CDS encoding high light inducible protein, giving the protein MNSGYTINNEGVLNNYAIEPRMYIDETNRAGFTEFAEKLNGRLAMIGFVSLLATEAITGHGLIWWLTNI
- a CDS encoding chromophore lyase CpcT/CpeT, which codes for MMATSINPANAQSNDLVTLARWMAGDFSNAKQCFANPKDYAHIHVLFRPLPFEFFNGIGFYSEQVYDYDLWNPYRQGVHRLVDLGDRIYIENYALKDAFRYAGAARELSILRTIAPDSLERRQHCSMIFRREGILFRGEVEPGNSCLIEKQGRQTYLVSEVEISESTWVSLDRGIDINTHEQVWGSEFGSLRFEKRESFANEVADIL
- a CDS encoding phycobiliprotein lyase, whose protein sequence is MDITEFVERSIGCWRSQRSAHHLAFSHFEAVESIIDIVTVAPDDPEVIALCKDYDVDPQAAVSPFRMSWEGQSDWDDKEIKGTCVLVPLPDPLQPNRGKLLRDRGYAETIPSAGEYHITEDGTFVLVTSYERAAAEEKIWFVNPNVRCRVSLIKTSAGSGVVTASFSSEIRQDMKV
- a CDS encoding phycobilisome rod-core linker polypeptide; this translates as MTLWIETDSIELRPNSSEEDIQTVIRAVYRQVLGNAHVMDNQRLTTAESQLRNGDITVRGFVSAVARSDLYRSLFFETSSPYRFIELNFKHFLGRAPQDQSEIAEHVQIYNNQGYEAEINSYIESEEYSANFGENAVPNARGSATQTGIKNVSFNRTFALTRGFAANDVGKSAKLIGDLGGNLPTKIVAPAAGSGSYSNTGKRFRIAVSKSSFGSRVTQSVTTFEVGYSQMSQKIQNIQKSGGKILSITEVA